In the Haloarcula marismortui ATCC 43049 genome, one interval contains:
- a CDS encoding ISH6-like element ISHma5 family transposase, with product MHATIDVRLTVSIDDDKTIPLATLAEFITDQNVESVLLEGLVESLDASRVEALCGEKHANGNGQQRFQRAGTDTRTAVTAAGEHEFSLHYVEDTDADHDETSYFRPVEDVLSFDGQNRYQQDIAAKSVDLATSLSYRDTADHGDGILSEMPSPTTINRRAREYGSKLKQFLPDCVADTEADAVTPDGTKCHSQDDDRSYHSVQATLGEDTAEESRSLLDLSANAEWDKTAADLDDIGAVTDDATVVSDADDGIVAAFTDEHSDHQLDLVHVGRTLDYNLWDDGVFSLDQRNEIVSEVIDEVLHLKNSVAKHRPDEEFAAIRERIARTTERIEKTAWQLDQYGSEKAAGYLRRWLPSIVTFAEQAVEGFEVPWTSNPVERLMGEVSKRCKNQWMRWTTERLEAILQLRLVKYADPEYYQSFLDELLQRSTKTAMSCDLSVESTRGKL from the coding sequence ATGCACGCCACAATCGACGTGCGGTTGACCGTTAGCATCGACGACGACAAAACGATACCGCTGGCCACGCTGGCTGAGTTCATCACTGACCAGAACGTCGAGTCAGTTCTTCTCGAAGGACTGGTCGAGAGCCTCGACGCGAGCCGCGTCGAGGCGCTCTGTGGCGAAAAACATGCCAACGGCAACGGTCAACAACGATTCCAACGAGCTGGAACCGATACCCGCACAGCTGTCACAGCCGCCGGTGAGCACGAGTTCTCTCTCCACTACGTCGAGGATACTGACGCTGACCACGACGAAACCAGCTACTTCCGGCCCGTCGAAGATGTTCTCAGCTTCGACGGGCAAAACCGCTACCAGCAGGACATAGCGGCCAAGAGTGTCGATCTCGCCACCTCGCTCAGCTATCGTGACACTGCTGACCACGGCGACGGCATCCTCTCGGAGATGCCGTCGCCGACCACCATCAACCGCCGCGCCAGAGAATACGGCAGCAAGCTCAAGCAGTTCCTTCCAGACTGTGTCGCTGATACAGAGGCTGACGCTGTTACTCCTGACGGCACGAAGTGCCACAGCCAAGACGACGACCGCTCGTACCACTCCGTCCAGGCCACGCTCGGCGAAGATACTGCCGAGGAGTCACGCTCCCTGCTGGATCTCTCGGCGAACGCTGAGTGGGACAAGACAGCAGCCGACCTCGATGACATCGGCGCAGTTACTGACGACGCGACGGTCGTCAGTGACGCTGATGACGGCATCGTTGCGGCTTTTACCGACGAACACAGCGATCACCAACTCGATCTCGTCCACGTCGGCCGAACGCTCGACTACAACCTCTGGGACGACGGCGTGTTCTCCTTGGATCAGCGGAACGAGATCGTTTCGGAGGTGATCGACGAGGTGCTCCATCTGAAGAACTCGGTCGCCAAACACCGTCCAGACGAGGAGTTCGCGGCGATCCGCGAGCGGATCGCGCGAACGACTGAGCGTATCGAGAAGACAGCGTGGCAGTTGGATCAGTACGGGTCAGAGAAGGCTGCGGGGTATCTTCGGCGGTGGCTGCCATCGATCGTGACGTTTGCCGAGCAGGCCGTCGAGGGGTTCGAGGTGCCGTGGACCTCGAACCCCGTCGAACGGTTGATGGGGGAGGTCAGCAAACGGTGCAAGAACCAGTGGATGCGCTGGACAACGGAGAGATTAGAGGCGATACTCCAGCTTCGGCTGGTGAAGTACGCTGATCCAGAGTACTACCAATCGTTCCTCGACGAACTGCTCCAGCGATCGACCAAAACAGCAATGAGCTGTGACCTCTCAGTTGAGAGCACCAGAGGCAAACTCTAG